A genomic region of Ignavibacteriota bacterium contains the following coding sequences:
- a CDS encoding PHP domain-containing protein gives MEILNPGNEDYHIHSINYSDGLNTIDEIVKFAGEIGLTKIAITDHDQAYLDSRNFPRKSYRGIIKRWQNVFNDVEVKFGIEADILNSKGDVCMDIQGEESDFIVLSTHQNPPYQEDSNTITQAYLNAIERFHDKIKFLGHPCSVYHGDNVDIVAVTELCNKYNVALEVNGANLSTNRTNLKKLHQMLSIANFIYVNSDSHTLYELKTVRKFAFEYLKEKGFISNIF, from the coding sequence ATGGAAATTCTTAACCCTGGAAATGAAGATTATCATATCCATTCTATAAATTATTCTGACGGATTAAATACAATTGACGAAATTGTAAAATTTGCTGGCGAAATTGGTTTAACGAAAATAGCGATTACAGATCATGACCAAGCATATTTGGATTCTCGGAATTTTCCTCGAAAATCATACCGTGGTATAATAAAACGATGGCAGAATGTTTTTAATGACGTTGAAGTTAAATTTGGAATTGAAGCCGATATTTTAAATTCCAAAGGAGATGTTTGTATGGATATTCAAGGGGAAGAGTCTGATTTTATTGTATTATCTACTCATCAAAATCCTCCGTATCAAGAAGATTCAAATACCATAACTCAAGCATATTTAAATGCTATTGAGAGGTTTCACGATAAAATTAAATTTTTAGGCCACCCTTGTTCCGTTTATCACGGAGATAATGTTGACATTGTCGCGGTAACAGAATTATGCAATAAATATAATGTAGCGTTGGAAGTAAACGGGGCAAATCTTTCAACAAACAGAACCAACTTAAAAAAATTGCACCAAATGCTTTCAATTGCAAATTTTATTTATGTCAACAGCGATTCTCATACTCTTTACGAACTTAAAACTGTTCGTAAATTCGCTTTTGAATATCTAAAAGAAAAAGGATTTATTAGTAATATTTTTTAA
- a CDS encoding family 78 glycoside hydrolase catalytic domain, with amino-acid sequence MQNNFKIFYSLLLGIHFLFFQNNFVFSQGVVKVENLKCEYLSAPNNIDTYNPRFSWTLRSNENGQLQTAYQIIVFTQKDKIEIWNSGKIDSPQNSQLYYSGKKLKSNSKYFWFVKVWDKSSKEFVSDTTEFWTSLLEPTLWKAKWIGENSKKEYFPETGFFQDPKEQYKLPDTVIHNGRSLLLRNDLFIKDKIKTARVFITGLGYYEFYINGNRIGDHYLSPAKTNYRKEILYDTYDVANELLKGKNSFGIHLGNGWFNPYKKWWQPYRMQWFGAKRAIMQLVIEYENGSEEIFTTNEDWKYADGPVTYSCIYDGEIYDSNLEKKDWNKISFDDSHWKNVKVLQSPGGELKSHTMPAIKVMHKLLPIKKNVINDKKIVYDFGQNFAGWVKIEIKGNKNSQIKLQFAEDIFFDGNIDITSNENAKAQYVIKLNSDTIQIFQPRFTFFGFKYVEVSSDSDFEIRNIEGQVLHTAVENTGRFECSNETLNKIHRATVWSQKSNILGYPSDCPQRDERLGWFGDAQVTIEEALYNFDMPQFYMNWLNGIRLNQNSDGDIPIISPRPYIWDEGVEWSSTYLILVWKYYKYFGDEEILKIHYPAMKKYFDFLNSIADNFIIKKGWIGDWGSLVNGWKEGEPESVPTAFYYWNAVILSEIAEKLNFSEDQKYFIDAAEKIKKTFNEKFYHKETKNYNDGSQMANSFPLYLGLAPERDKITILDNLIKDIVEKNNGHLTTGVLGSKYMIDVLAQNGKEDIAYLLATQTGYPSWSEMVEKYTTMCEFWTLKQSHNHVMTGSIDAFFYKTLAGINFSENSIGSKNILIKPYFTDNLNFVNASVETINGAISVNWIKSVDSIKLTVQIPINSSAEVLLQKKIMDKIFGINQISNDDKNIEIITENKDLIIFQINSGKYEFSLVSK; translated from the coding sequence GTGCAGAATAATTTTAAGATTTTTTATTCTCTTTTATTAGGTATTCATTTTTTATTTTTTCAAAATAATTTCGTCTTTTCTCAAGGTGTTGTTAAAGTAGAAAATTTAAAATGTGAATACCTTTCTGCACCAAATAATATTGATACCTATAATCCAAGATTCAGTTGGACTTTAAGATCCAATGAAAATGGTCAGCTTCAAACCGCATATCAAATAATTGTATTTACCCAAAAAGATAAAATTGAAATTTGGAATTCGGGTAAAATAGATTCACCGCAAAATTCTCAGTTATATTATTCAGGTAAAAAACTAAAAAGCAATTCAAAATATTTTTGGTTTGTTAAAGTTTGGGATAAATCCTCAAAAGAATTTGTTAGTGATACTACTGAATTTTGGACGTCTTTGCTTGAGCCGACATTATGGAAAGCAAAATGGATTGGCGAAAATTCTAAAAAGGAATATTTCCCTGAAACAGGATTTTTTCAAGACCCAAAAGAACAATATAAATTACCGGATACAGTAATTCACAACGGCAGATCGCTTCTGCTTAGGAATGATTTATTTATAAAAGACAAAATTAAAACTGCAAGAGTTTTTATTACCGGATTGGGATATTACGAATTTTACATCAATGGAAATAGGATTGGAGATCATTATTTATCACCCGCAAAAACAAATTACAGAAAGGAAATTTTATATGATACTTATGACGTTGCAAATGAATTACTGAAAGGAAAAAATTCCTTTGGAATTCATTTAGGCAACGGCTGGTTCAATCCTTATAAAAAATGGTGGCAGCCATATAGAATGCAGTGGTTTGGCGCCAAACGGGCTATAATGCAATTAGTTATTGAATATGAAAACGGTTCTGAAGAAATTTTTACCACAAACGAAGATTGGAAATACGCAGACGGTCCCGTTACTTATAGTTGTATATATGACGGAGAAATTTATGATTCTAATCTTGAAAAAAAAGATTGGAATAAAATATCTTTCGACGATTCACATTGGAAAAATGTTAAAGTGCTTCAATCTCCTGGCGGCGAATTAAAATCGCATACAATGCCGGCAATAAAAGTAATGCACAAATTATTACCAATCAAAAAAAATGTTATTAATGATAAAAAAATAGTATATGATTTTGGACAAAACTTTGCTGGTTGGGTTAAAATTGAGATCAAAGGAAATAAGAATTCGCAAATTAAATTGCAGTTTGCCGAAGATATTTTCTTCGATGGAAATATTGATATTACCAGTAATGAAAACGCAAAAGCTCAATACGTAATAAAGTTAAACAGTGATACAATCCAAATATTTCAACCGAGATTTACATTCTTTGGTTTCAAATACGTTGAAGTATCAAGCGATAGTGATTTTGAAATTAGAAATATAGAAGGTCAAGTTCTGCATACTGCCGTTGAAAATACCGGAAGGTTTGAATGCAGTAATGAGACTCTTAATAAAATTCATCGCGCTACTGTTTGGTCGCAAAAAAGTAATATTTTAGGATATCCCTCAGATTGTCCGCAAAGAGATGAGCGCTTGGGATGGTTTGGAGATGCTCAAGTTACAATTGAGGAAGCTCTTTACAATTTCGACATGCCCCAATTTTATATGAATTGGCTGAATGGAATTAGATTGAATCAGAATTCAGATGGTGATATTCCTATTATTTCGCCTCGTCCTTATATTTGGGATGAAGGAGTTGAATGGAGTTCAACTTATTTGATATTAGTTTGGAAATATTATAAATATTTCGGCGATGAGGAAATTTTAAAAATTCATTATCCTGCGATGAAAAAATATTTTGACTTTTTAAATTCAATAGCGGATAACTTTATCATAAAGAAAGGATGGATTGGAGATTGGGGAAGTTTAGTAAATGGCTGGAAAGAAGGCGAACCGGAGTCGGTACCAACTGCATTTTATTATTGGAATGCGGTTATTCTATCCGAAATTGCGGAAAAGCTGAACTTTAGTGAAGATCAAAAATACTTTATAGATGCCGCCGAAAAAATCAAAAAAACTTTTAATGAAAAATTTTACCATAAGGAAACGAAAAACTACAATGACGGAAGCCAAATGGCGAATTCATTTCCTTTGTATTTGGGACTTGCACCTGAACGTGATAAAATTACAATACTGGATAATTTAATTAAAGATATTGTTGAGAAAAATAATGGACATTTAACTACCGGAGTTTTGGGATCAAAATATATGATTGATGTTTTAGCGCAGAACGGAAAGGAAGATATTGCTTATTTGCTTGCGACTCAAACCGGATACCCGAGCTGGAGTGAAATGGTTGAAAAATATACTACTATGTGTGAATTCTGGACTTTGAAACAATCACACAATCATGTAATGACAGGCAGCATTGACGCGTTTTTCTATAAAACTTTAGCGGGGATAAATTTTAGCGAAAATTCTATAGGAAGCAAAAATATTTTAATAAAACCATATTTTACGGATAATTTGAATTTTGTCAATGCTTCAGTAGAAACAATCAACGGCGCAATTTCTGTTAATTGGATAAAATCAGTTGATTCGATTAAATTGACCGTTCAAATCCCAATAAATTCAAGTGCGGAAGTTTTGTTGCAAAAAAAAATAATGGATAAAATTTTTGGCATAAATCAAATTTCCAACGATGATAAAAACATAGAAATAATAACAGAAAATAAAGATTTAATAATATTTCAAATCAATTCCGGTAAATATGAATTCTCGTTAGTAAGTAAGTAA
- a CDS encoding SUMF1/EgtB/PvdO family nonheme iron enzyme, which produces MKFKFLKNSPKFSKIFFLLLGMIIYYALNYAYEESSTNEFCESCHVHPQATQSWKIGPHVFNESGVTVNCVDCHLPPSGIDKFYAKATTGMRDLYGYIFKDSSDFNWDKMSQREFAEKHVYQEGCLNCHKNLFPPELNKKGQDAHLYFDQHKEEVLCINCHLETGHYHEKKVELSVISDQKEMYSEAAKVDKFENFIEKIPGTSINFEMIAIPSGKFLFGTDDQEEIKKANEIPANEVSLSKFWIGKTEITWNEYITFMKETGTEGRTEDQIIKAKQNKDVDAITGPTPPYGDPGQGWGKNLRPAITMTHYAAIKYCEWLSKKTGKKYRLPTEAEWEYAARGNTKGPYFFEGSPSDFTSEGFWKSLFGADTSNINSYCIYKENSLNKTNTPNSVKPNPFGLINTLGNVKEFCSDYYSENIHEIYKNQKNIKDPIGPGSGDEFVIRGGSYLSDAVDLRITARESTNQKAWLRTDPQIPKSLWWYSDSKDVGFRVVCEFNN; this is translated from the coding sequence ATGAAATTCAAATTCCTAAAAAACAGTCCTAAATTTTCAAAAATATTTTTCCTTTTATTGGGAATGATAATTTATTACGCGTTAAATTATGCTTACGAAGAATCTTCCACAAACGAATTTTGCGAATCATGCCATGTTCATCCGCAGGCAACTCAAAGCTGGAAAATTGGTCCCCATGTTTTTAATGAAAGCGGAGTAACCGTTAATTGTGTTGACTGCCATTTGCCTCCCAGCGGTATTGATAAATTTTACGCGAAAGCAACTACTGGTATGAGAGATTTGTACGGCTATATTTTCAAAGATTCTTCCGATTTTAATTGGGATAAAATGTCACAGCGTGAATTTGCCGAAAAACACGTTTATCAAGAAGGATGTTTGAATTGTCATAAAAATTTATTTCCGCCGGAATTGAACAAAAAAGGTCAGGACGCTCATCTTTATTTTGATCAACATAAAGAAGAAGTTTTGTGTATCAATTGCCATCTTGAAACAGGTCATTATCACGAAAAGAAAGTTGAGCTTTCAGTCATTTCAGACCAAAAAGAAATGTACTCGGAAGCTGCTAAAGTTGATAAGTTTGAAAATTTTATTGAAAAAATTCCGGGTACAAGTATTAATTTTGAAATGATCGCAATCCCATCAGGAAAATTTTTATTTGGAACGGACGATCAAGAAGAAATAAAAAAAGCTAATGAAATTCCCGCTAATGAAGTTTCATTAAGTAAATTTTGGATTGGCAAAACCGAAATTACCTGGAATGAATATATTACTTTTATGAAAGAAACAGGTACTGAAGGAAGAACGGAAGATCAAATTATAAAAGCTAAACAAAATAAAGATGTTGACGCAATAACGGGACCAACTCCGCCATACGGTGATCCGGGTCAGGGTTGGGGCAAAAATTTAAGACCCGCAATTACAATGACACATTATGCTGCAATAAAATATTGTGAATGGTTATCGAAAAAGACTGGAAAAAAATACAGACTTCCAACTGAAGCGGAGTGGGAATATGCCGCTCGCGGAAATACAAAAGGTCCTTACTTTTTTGAAGGCAGTCCATCCGATTTTACCAGTGAAGGATTTTGGAAATCTTTATTCGGAGCGGATACCAGCAATATTAATTCTTATTGTATTTATAAAGAGAACAGCTTAAATAAAACGAATACACCAAATTCCGTAAAGCCTAATCCATTTGGATTGATAAATACTTTGGGAAATGTAAAAGAATTTTGCTCGGATTATTATTCAGAAAATATTCACGAAATTTATAAAAATCAGAAAAACATTAAAGATCCTATAGGACCCGGAAGTGGAGATGAATTTGTTATTCGCGGCGGTTCTTATTTAAGCGATGCGGTTGATTTGAGAATTACGGCAAGAGAATCAACAAACCAAAAAGCATGGCTTAGAACCGATCCTCAAATCCCAAAAAGTTTATGGTGGTATTCGGATTCCAAGGATGTTGGATTTAGAGTTGTTTGCGAATTTAATAACTGA
- a CDS encoding Gfo/Idh/MocA family oxidoreductase, with the protein MSEKFNRRDFINIGALAATGIIVGCNTVSEKKRTMDEKKFLDQAPDGKELKAGLIGCGGRGTGAAIDFLSAGPNLKIHALGDVFQDRLEGCKEKIKTEKQQVVPDENCFVGFDAFEKVINSGVDVVILATPPHFRPLHFEAAVSARKHVFMEKPVAVDPVGARSVIATSKKAEALGLVVGTGTQRRHQRDYVATFKEIFEGKIGDIVSANCYWNQSQLWYRNAQPEWAEMEYMIRDWVNWTWLSGDHIVEQHVHNIDVINWFTEKHPIKAVGFGSRQRRVTGDQYDNFSVDFEYDNGMHVHSMCRQINGCTDNVSELVFGSQGYTNCRNTIFNPKGDIIWEYQYPKIEGVEKNESVKVSPYVQEHIDLVTAIRENKPYVEAENTAVSTMCAIMGRISAYTGKEVTWDEVMNSDLKLGPDVYELGKVNIEKIIHVPGIA; encoded by the coding sequence ATGTCTGAAAAATTTAACAGAAGAGATTTTATCAATATTGGAGCTTTAGCCGCAACGGGAATTATTGTTGGATGCAACACGGTTTCTGAAAAGAAACGAACAATGGATGAAAAAAAGTTTCTTGATCAAGCCCCTGACGGAAAAGAATTAAAAGCAGGATTGATAGGATGTGGTGGCAGAGGAACCGGTGCCGCAATTGATTTTCTAAGTGCCGGACCTAATTTGAAAATTCATGCGCTTGGAGATGTTTTTCAAGATCGATTGGAAGGATGTAAAGAAAAAATTAAAACGGAAAAACAGCAGGTTGTTCCTGATGAAAACTGTTTTGTAGGATTTGACGCGTTTGAAAAAGTAATAAATTCAGGAGTTGACGTTGTTATTCTTGCTACTCCGCCTCATTTTCGCCCATTGCATTTTGAAGCAGCCGTTAGCGCTAGAAAACATGTATTTATGGAAAAACCTGTAGCCGTTGATCCTGTTGGCGCAAGATCGGTTATCGCAACTTCAAAAAAAGCGGAAGCATTGGGCTTGGTTGTTGGCACAGGCACGCAACGAAGACATCAAAGAGATTATGTTGCGACATTTAAAGAAATTTTTGAAGGTAAAATTGGTGATATAGTTTCAGCTAACTGTTATTGGAATCAAAGTCAGTTATGGTACAGAAACGCTCAACCCGAATGGGCGGAAATGGAATATATGATTCGCGATTGGGTAAATTGGACATGGCTTTCAGGTGATCATATTGTTGAACAACATGTTCACAATATAGATGTAATCAATTGGTTTACGGAAAAACATCCAATCAAAGCGGTTGGTTTCGGATCGAGACAAAGACGTGTTACAGGCGATCAATATGATAATTTCAGCGTTGATTTTGAATATGATAACGGAATGCACGTTCATAGTATGTGCCGACAAATTAATGGATGTACGGATAATGTTTCAGAATTGGTATTTGGATCTCAAGGATATACAAATTGTAGAAATACTATTTTTAATCCAAAGGGAGATATAATTTGGGAATATCAATATCCAAAGATTGAAGGCGTTGAAAAAAATGAATCAGTAAAAGTTTCGCCTTATGTTCAAGAGCATATTGATCTTGTTACGGCAATTAGAGAAAACAAACCTTATGTTGAAGCTGAAAATACAGCCGTATCAACAATGTGCGCAATAATGGGAAGAATCTCCGCGTACACCGGTAAAGAAGTAACTTGGGATGAAGTTATGAATTCGGATCTTAAATTAGGACCGGATGTATATGAACTCGGCAAAGTAAATATTGAAAAGATAATTCACGTGCCGGGAATAGCTTGA
- a CDS encoding AMP-binding protein, producing the protein MKLTIPMMFEESVKKFPNNILMLEKIDGKYSGTTYKEMHKLIYNFSAGLLKLGLKKGDRAALISEGRNDWVMSEMAIVYLGAINVPISVKIDELNDLKFRLAHSGCKFVIVSKTQLDKIRKIEIDLPELEKVIVLDEINSKNENELSKNEVLRLGEEFLKNNSEDFKNIWQSVKGDDYANICYTSGTTADPKGIILTHRNYTANVEQATAIFPIPEYYSSLLILPWDHSFAHTAGIYLLMKNGASMSSVQVGNTPLETLKNIPVNIKEAKPVFILSVPALAKNFRKNIEAGIKSKGAKVEALFNKALKLGYELNGDGFRKAKGISKLKLPLYKFYDKILFSKIRQNFGGKLEFFIGGGALLDIELQRFFYAIGIPMFQGYGLSEAAPIISANVPCLHKMGSSGQIVKNLLVKIVDEDGVELPQGEKGEIICKGENVMAGYWKNDKATSETIKNSWLYTGDMGYLDSDGFLYVLGRFKSLLIASDGEKFSPEGIEEALVDQSPFIEQVMLYNNQSPYTAALLFPNKNSLLEEIKKKGLQINTDEGKKEIINILQGEIDKYKKGGIYEGMFPERWLPAAVGILGEGFTEQNKFLNSTLKMVRGKITEFYSNRLEFLFSAEGKNMNNAQNNHILSHWSN; encoded by the coding sequence ATGAAACTGACAATTCCAATGATGTTTGAAGAAAGTGTAAAAAAATTTCCAAATAACATTTTAATGCTGGAAAAAATCGATGGCAAATATTCGGGCACGACATATAAAGAAATGCATAAACTTATTTACAATTTCAGCGCGGGCTTATTGAAATTGGGATTAAAAAAAGGCGATCGCGCAGCTTTGATTAGTGAAGGCAGAAATGATTGGGTGATGAGTGAAATGGCAATTGTTTATTTAGGCGCTATTAATGTTCCTATTTCCGTTAAGATCGATGAATTAAACGATTTGAAATTTCGTTTAGCTCATTCAGGTTGTAAATTTGTAATTGTTTCAAAAACCCAGTTAGATAAAATAAGAAAAATTGAAATTGATTTGCCCGAATTGGAAAAAGTAATTGTTCTTGATGAAATTAATTCAAAAAATGAAAATGAACTTTCCAAAAATGAAGTATTAAGATTAGGAGAAGAATTTCTTAAAAATAATTCCGAAGATTTTAAAAATATTTGGCAATCGGTAAAGGGCGATGATTACGCAAATATATGTTATACTTCGGGAACAACAGCTGACCCGAAAGGAATTATTCTTACTCATAGAAATTATACGGCCAATGTTGAGCAGGCAACGGCAATCTTCCCTATTCCCGAATATTATTCTTCACTTTTAATTTTGCCATGGGATCATTCATTTGCTCATACCGCGGGAATTTATCTTTTAATGAAAAATGGCGCTAGTATGTCTTCGGTTCAAGTTGGAAACACTCCATTAGAAACTTTAAAAAATATTCCGGTTAATATTAAAGAAGCAAAACCTGTATTCATCTTGAGCGTTCCTGCGCTTGCTAAAAATTTCAGAAAGAATATTGAAGCAGGTATTAAATCAAAAGGAGCAAAAGTCGAAGCATTGTTTAACAAAGCTCTTAAATTAGGATATGAATTAAACGGCGATGGTTTTAGGAAAGCAAAAGGAATAAGCAAATTAAAACTGCCTCTATATAAATTTTATGATAAAATTTTATTCAGTAAAATAAGACAGAATTTTGGAGGTAAATTAGAATTCTTCATAGGCGGCGGAGCTTTATTAGATATAGAATTACAAAGATTTTTTTATGCCATAGGAATCCCAATGTTTCAAGGATACGGTTTAAGCGAAGCCGCGCCAATAATTTCGGCTAATGTTCCGTGCTTACATAAAATGGGTTCTTCAGGACAAATAGTTAAGAATTTATTAGTGAAAATTGTTGATGAAGACGGGGTTGAACTTCCGCAAGGAGAAAAAGGAGAAATTATTTGCAAAGGTGAAAATGTTATGGCAGGATATTGGAAAAATGATAAAGCTACTTCGGAAACAATTAAAAATAGCTGGCTTTATACAGGTGATATGGGATACTTAGATTCTGACGGATTTTTATATGTTCTTGGAAGATTTAAAAGTTTATTAATTGCGAGCGACGGAGAAAAATTCAGTCCCGAAGGAATTGAGGAAGCGCTTGTAGATCAATCTCCTTTCATTGAACAAGTAATGCTTTATAATAACCAATCTCCATATACTGCCGCGCTATTGTTCCCAAATAAAAATTCTTTGTTGGAAGAAATTAAAAAGAAAGGATTACAAATAAATACAGATGAAGGGAAAAAAGAAATTATTAATATCCTTCAAGGTGAAATTGACAAATATAAAAAAGGCGGAATATACGAAGGCATGTTCCCCGAAAGATGGCTTCCCGCCGCGGTTGGAATTTTAGGCGAAGGATTTACCGAACAAAATAAATTCTTGAACAGCACACTTAAAATGGTTAGAGGAAAAATTACTGAATTTTATAGTAACAGACTTGAATTCTTGTTTTCAGCCGAAGGGAAAAATATGAATAATGCTCAGAATAATCATATTTTGTCTCATTGGTCTAATTAA
- a CDS encoding TIM barrel protein: MKIKNSTNLKKYGRRNFIKAASLTAAGLSIGVNDILAKSNPSSQSENKKFKMKFAPHFGMFENSAGKNYIDQLKYISDQGFTALEDNGMKSKSIEEQNQIAKEMKRLNLSMGVFVAHNIYWDKPNLTNGNKELRDEFLQGIKESVEVAKRVNATWMTVVPGHVDLRLEMDYQTSNVVESLKQACAILEPHGLVMVLEPLNFYNHPGLFLKKISQAYQICKAVNSPSCKILDDLYHQQVTEGNLIPNIDAAWDEIAYFQMGDNPGRNEPTTGEINYKNVFEHIYKKGYKGILGMEHGKSKEGKEGENAVIEAYRKCDDF, translated from the coding sequence ATGAAAATTAAAAATAGTACAAACTTAAAAAAATATGGAAGAAGAAATTTTATTAAAGCTGCATCATTAACCGCGGCAGGATTATCGATAGGTGTCAATGACATTCTAGCAAAATCAAATCCGAGTTCACAAAGTGAAAACAAAAAATTTAAGATGAAATTTGCCCCGCATTTTGGAATGTTTGAAAATAGTGCCGGAAAGAATTACATAGACCAACTTAAATATATTTCCGATCAAGGATTTACTGCGTTGGAAGATAATGGGATGAAATCCAAAAGCATTGAAGAGCAGAATCAAATTGCAAAAGAAATGAAAAGACTGAATTTATCTATGGGTGTTTTTGTTGCTCATAATATTTATTGGGATAAACCAAACTTAACAAATGGAAATAAAGAATTAAGAGATGAATTTTTGCAAGGTATTAAAGAATCGGTGGAAGTTGCCAAAAGAGTAAACGCGACTTGGATGACGGTTGTGCCGGGACACGTAGATCTTAGGCTCGAAATGGATTATCAGACTTCAAATGTTGTTGAGTCTCTTAAACAAGCGTGCGCAATTTTAGAACCTCACGGATTAGTTATGGTTTTGGAACCATTAAATTTTTACAATCATCCGGGATTGTTTTTGAAAAAGATCTCGCAGGCATATCAAATCTGTAAAGCAGTAAACAGTCCTTCATGTAAAATTTTGGATGATTTATATCATCAGCAAGTTACCGAAGGAAATTTAATTCCTAATATTGACGCGGCTTGGGATGAAATTGCATATTTCCAAATGGGTGATAATCCAGGCAGAAATGAACCTACAACAGGCGAAATAAATTATAAGAATGTTTTTGAGCATATTTATAAAAAAGGTTACAAAGGTATATTGGGAATGGAGCACGGCAAAAGTAAAGAAGGGAAAGAAGGTGAAAATGCCGTTATTGAAGCATACAGAAAATGTGATGATTTTTAA
- a CDS encoding DUF1080 domain-containing protein, giving the protein MHKIYLWIFGFSFTLVSCCSLNKVNFKNSNIIIPDKKIELWNGKDFKNWIKYFSDKNVNADEIWKISEGIIHCTGNPIGYLRTKNEYANYKLTVIWRWPSEPGNSGVMLHCQLPDQVWPKSIEAQLMSENAGDFYVISGSDFKELVDKESRRLEKQNKNSENTPGEWNKYEIICNDNSITLNVNNVFQNKATECTLNSGAIAFQSEGKPIEFKEIYIEPID; this is encoded by the coding sequence ATGCATAAAATATATTTATGGATTTTTGGATTTTCTTTTACTCTCGTTTCATGTTGCTCATTAAATAAAGTAAATTTTAAGAATTCGAATATAATTATTCCCGATAAGAAAATTGAATTATGGAATGGTAAAGATTTTAAAAATTGGATTAAATATTTTTCGGATAAAAATGTAAACGCTGATGAAATCTGGAAAATTTCAGAGGGAATTATACATTGTACTGGAAATCCAATCGGTTATCTTAGAACAAAAAACGAATACGCTAATTATAAACTGACAGTTATTTGGAGATGGCCTTCGGAACCGGGTAACAGCGGTGTTATGCTCCATTGCCAATTACCCGATCAGGTTTGGCCTAAAAGTATTGAAGCACAATTAATGTCGGAAAACGCCGGAGATTTTTATGTTATAAGCGGCTCGGATTTTAAAGAATTGGTTGACAAAGAATCCAGAAGATTGGAGAAACAGAATAAGAACAGCGAAAATACTCCCGGAGAATGGAACAAATATGAAATTATTTGTAATGATAATTCAATAACACTTAACGTAAATAACGTTTTTCAAAATAAAGCAACAGAGTGTACTTTAAATTCCGGCGCCATTGCTTTTCAAAGTGAAGGTAAACCGATTGAGTTTAAAGAAATATATATTGAACCTATTGACTAA
- a CDS encoding dihydrodipicolinate synthase family protein encodes MDQNERTYKGIYPVLITPYNDDLTIDFNGYQKMIEWYMTFNLGGIYANCQSSEMFELTEAERLKLISDAVKIVNGKIPVVGTGNFGKNVNEHLEFIKKVSDTGADIVMLTVPEYLNTDEELEKYYLTIAEKTNIKLGIYECPVPRRYYLGFDLIKKIAETGKFFAYKETSCELDKIKKITDITSSTNFAHLQANVPYLLESIKYGTPGSMNIAANWMPDLVVKVYELGKMNDPLADKLNNALCGMEMAQRSVHPMGVKYLISKRGVPIKPLTRYPRKLSLEEIYGLELAAKHWFTDDGKLKILLDT; translated from the coding sequence ATGGATCAAAATGAAAGAACATACAAAGGTATTTATCCGGTTTTAATTACTCCTTATAATGATGATTTAACCATTGACTTCAATGGTTATCAAAAAATGATTGAATGGTATATGACTTTCAACCTTGGAGGAATATATGCTAATTGTCAGTCGAGTGAAATGTTTGAACTGACTGAAGCTGAAAGGTTAAAATTAATTTCCGATGCGGTAAAAATAGTTAACGGTAAAATACCTGTTGTAGGAACCGGAAATTTTGGTAAAAATGTTAATGAACATCTTGAATTCATTAAAAAAGTTTCAGATACCGGTGCTGATATTGTTATGTTGACCGTTCCTGAATATTTGAATACCGATGAAGAGCTCGAAAAATATTATTTGACAATTGCAGAAAAAACAAATATTAAACTTGGCATTTATGAATGTCCGGTTCCCAGAAGATATTATCTAGGTTTCGATTTAATAAAAAAAATTGCGGAAACGGGTAAGTTTTTTGCTTATAAAGAAACAAGCTGTGAACTTGATAAGATAAAGAAAATAACTGATATTACTTCATCGACAAATTTTGCTCATCTGCAGGCTAACGTTCCTTATTTACTTGAATCTATTAAATATGGAACGCCTGGTTCTATGAACATCGCCGCAAATTGGATGCCTGATCTCGTTGTAAAAGTTTATGAGCTCGGTAAAATGAATGACCCGCTTGCGGATAAATTAAATAATGCACTTTGCGGAATGGAAATGGCTCAAAGATCGGTTCATCCGATGGGAGTGAAATATTTAATTAGTAAAAGGGGAGTACCGATAAAACCACTTACACGATATCCAAGAAAATTATCTTTGGAAGAAATTTACGGACTTGAATTAGCCGCAAAACATTGGTTTACAGATGACGGAAAACTTAAAATTCTATTAGACACTTAG